In Misgurnus anguillicaudatus chromosome 5, ASM2758022v2, whole genome shotgun sequence, a genomic segment contains:
- the dimt1l gene encoding dimethyladenosine transferase has protein sequence MPKVKAEKKSRQHQEVKSQGIMFNTGIGQHILKNPLVVNGIIEKAALRPTDVVLEVGPGTGNMTVKLLEKAKKVVACELDTRLVAELQKRVQCTPMQQKLQILIGDVLKTELPFFDVCVANLPYQISSPFVFKLLLHRPFFRCAVLMFQREFAMRLVAKPGDKLYCRLSINTQLLARVDHLMKVGKNNFRPPPKVESSVVRIEPKNPPPPINFQEWDGLVRIAFVRKNKTLSAAFKSTAVEQLLEKNYRIHCSVHNIEVAKDFSIAQKIDSVLQESKFSEKRARSMDIDDFMLLLHAFNSAGIHFS, from the exons ATGCCGAAAGTTAAAGCCGAGAAAAAATCTCGACAGCACCAGGAAGTAAAGAGTCAAG GAATTATGTTCAATACTGGCATTGGTCAGCATATTTTGAAGAACCCTTTAGTTGTCAATGGCATTATAGAGAAG GCTGCACTACGACCAACAGATGTGGTTCTGGAAGTAGGTCCTGGAACTGGTAACATGACTGTTAAACTTCTAGAGAAAGCTAAGAAA GTTGTTGCATGTGAATTGGATACCAGGCTTGTTGCAGAGCTTCAAAAAAGAGTTCAATGCAC TCCGATGCAGCAAAAGCTTCAGATCCTCATAGGGGATGTTCTCAAGACAGAGCTCCCATTTTTTGACGTCTGCGTGGCTAACTTGCCTTATCAG ATTTCGTCCCCTTTTGTGTTCAAGTTGTTACTTCACAGGCCATTTTTTAG GTGTGCCGTGCTGATGTTTCAGAGGGAGTTTGCCATGCGTTTGGTAGCTAAACCTGGTGACAAACTCTACTGCAGACTTTCCATTAACACACAGCTTTTGGCACGGGTCGATCATCTCATGAAG GTGGGCAAGAACAATTTCAGACCACCTCCAAAAGTAGAGTCCAGCGTGGTGAGGATCGAGCCGAAAAACCCTCCACCTCCAATAAACTTTCAG GAATGGGACGGTCTTGTCAGAATTGCATTTGttagaaaaaacaaaacactcagtgCTGCCTTCAA GTCCACTGCTGTTGAGCAACTTTTGGAAAAGAACTACAGAATCCACTGCTCAGTGCACAACATA GAAGTGGCAAAGGACTTCAGCATTGCCCAGAAAATTGACAGCGTTCTCCAAGAGTCCAAGTTCAGTGAAAAGAGGGCACGTTCAATGGATATAGATGATTTCATGCT GCTTCTTCACGCTTTCAACTCTGCCGGGATACACTTCTCCTAA